From the genome of Denticeps clupeoides chromosome 4, fDenClu1.1, whole genome shotgun sequence, one region includes:
- the smox gene encoding spermine oxidase: MQSCEISSDSTDDPLSSGSRRHRQPRIVVIGAGLAGLAATKTLLESGFANVTVLEASDRVGGRVQSVQHGKATLELGATWIHGANGNPIYHLAEDNGLLEHTTDEERSVGRISLYAKKGLAHYQTNNGKRIPKDLVEEFSDLYNEVYELTQEFFKNGKPVGAESQNSVGIFTRDVVWKKIMLDPYDGGSTKKLKLSMLQQYLKVESCESSSPSMDEVSLSEFGEWTEIPGAHHVIPAGFIKVVELLAQDIPGRVLRLGKPVRHIHWNFSSPQAEEITGGDLDHNQDRRPGPAPVRVECEDGECLPADHVIITASLGVLKKSHRTLFSPGLPHDKALAIEKLGISTTDKIFLEFSEPFWTPECNSIQFVWEDEAQLEQLAYPEELWYRKICSFDVLYPPERYGYMLSGWICGEEALLMERCDDETVAETCTELLRMFTGNPNIPKPRRIFRSSWGSNPYIRGSYSFTRVGSSGGDVERLATPLPYANSTKAPPLQVLFAGEATHRKYYSTTHGALLSGQREASRLLEMYPDLYNAETTNA, translated from the exons ATGCAAAGTTGTGAAATATCTTCAGACAGCACTGATGATCCTCTTAGTAGCGGTTCACGCCGACATCGCCAACCGCGAATAGTAGTGATCGGCGCAGGCTTGGCCGGCCTCGCTGCCACTAAAACTCTCCTGGAGAGCGGCTTCGCTAATGTCACAGTCCTAGAGGCCTCTGACCGAGTCGGAGGCAGAGTGCAAAGTGTTCAGCACG GTAAAGCCACTTTGGAACTTGGAGCCACTTGGATTCATGGTGCCAATGGGAACCCAATCTACCACCTGGCAGAAGACAATGGGCTTCTTGAGCACACAACAGATGAGGAGAGGAGCGTGGGCCGCATTAGTCTCTATGCCAAGAAAGGCTTGGCTCACTACCAGACCAACAATGGCAAGAGGATCCCAAAAGATCTGGTGGAAGAATTCAGCGACCTGTACAATGAA GTGTACGAGCTGACTCAGGAATTTTTCAAGAACGGGAAGCCCGTGGGAGCCGAGAGTCAGAACAGTGTGGGGATCTTCACGCGTGATGTTGTGTGGAAGAAGATCATGCTGGACCCTTATGATGGGGGAAGCACCAAGAAGCTCAAGCTGTCCATGCTGCAGCAGTACCTCAAG GTGGAGAGTTGTGAGAGCAGCTCCCCCAGCATGGATGAGGTGTCCCTCAGCGAGTTTGGGGAGTGGACAGAGATTCCAGGTGCCCACCACGTCATCCCCGCCGGGTTTATCAAAGTGGTGGAGCTCCTGGCGCAGGATATCCCGGGCCGCGTGCTCCGTCTGGGGAAGCCTGTCCGCCACATCCACTGGAACTTCAGCTCCCCGCAGGCTGAGGAGATCACCGGGGGCGACCTCGACCACAACCAAGACCGCCGGCCTGGGCCTGCCCCTGTGCGCGTGGAGTGCGAGGACGGCGAATGCCTCCCCGCTGACCATGTCATCATCACCGCCTCTCTGGGCGTTCTGAAGAAGAGCCACAGAACACTTTTCTCACCTGGACTGCCCCACGACAAGGCACTGGCCATCGAGAAGCTGGGCATCAGCACCACTGACAAGATCTTTCTGGAGTTCTCCGAGCCTTTCTGGACCCCCGAGTGCAACAGCATCCAGTTTGTGTGGGAGGACGAGGCCCAGCTGGAGCAGCTGGCCTACCCAGAGGAGCTGTGGTACCGCAAGATCTGCAGCTTCGATGTGCTGTACCCGCCTGAGCGCTACGGCTACATGCTGAGCGGCTGGATCTGCGGCGAGGAGGCGCTGCTCATGGAGCGCTGCGACGACGAGACCGTGGCTGAGACCTGCACCGAGCTCTTGCGCATGTTCACAG GGAACCCGAACATTCCAAAACCTCGGCGCATCTTCCGCTCGTCGTGGGGCAGTAACCCCTACATACGGGGCTCGTACTCATTCACTCGCGTGGGGTCCAGCGGCGGTGATGTGGAGCGGCTGGCCACGCCCCTGCCTTATGCCAACAGCACCAAGGCTCCG CCCTTACAGGTGTTGTTCGCTGGTGAGGCCACTCACAGGAAATATTATTCCACTACCCATGGTGCTTTGCTGTCGGGCCAGAGGGAGGCCTCTCGCCTGCTCGAGATGTACCCGGACTTGTACAATGCAGAAACCACAAACGCCTAA